A window of Amblyraja radiata isolate CabotCenter1 chromosome 25, sAmbRad1.1.pri, whole genome shotgun sequence contains these coding sequences:
- the LOC116987175 gene encoding phospholipase A2-like — MLGLLLVLLLPGCLPPGVAGGDTESIQPRNLVQFSNIIKCALPALCPLSAFSNYGCYCGIGGQGKPVDELDRCCQTHDNCYGAAEKIGCKSVFDPIPVFYTFTCSDKTVTCDSNNYKCAKYACECDRKAAVCFAKAYPTYKTEYWKMGQSICK, encoded by the exons ATGTTGGGGCTACTTCTGGTACTTCTGCTCCCAG GTTGCCTCCCCCCTGGTGTAGCCGGCGGTGACACTGAGTCCATTCAGCCCAGAAACCTCGTGCAGTTCAGCAATATTATTAAGTGCGCCCTACCAGCGCTCTGCCCACTTTCTGCCTTCTCGAACTACGGCTGTTACTGCGGGATTGGTGGACAGGGGAAACCGGTGGATGAGCTGGACAG GTGCTGTCAGACACACGACAATTGTTATGGCGCGGCTGAGAAAATAGGCTGCAAAAGTGTCTTTGATCCCATACCTGTGTTCTACACGTTCACCTGTTCAGATAAGACCGTGACTTGCGACA GTAATAATTATAAATGTGCGAAGTATGCCTGTGAATGTGATCGCAAAGCGGCCGTTTGCTTCGCCAAAGCatatcccacgtacaaaaccgaaTACTGGAAAATGGGTCAATCCATTTGTAAATAG
- the LOC116987176 gene encoding phospholipase A2-like: MHVIIVARMAKHRTGRHVAPASSKFKLQEALFSEVSCRYFAKVNGETSYGLWGDPGSNRGSGQNLEDEAQAVRPTKANNEQSFIVFCDNAPHVFIGSCLLPGVAGGDTESIQPRNLLQFSKLIKCAIPGSHPLLTFNGYGCYCGLGGQGTPVDELDRCCQTHDNCYGAASKMGCKFLKNPKAVGYKYTCSKKTVTCDSKNNKCAKFVCECDRKAAVCFAKAQPTYNKKYKGMKKSSCK, encoded by the exons ATGCACGTCATTATCGTCGCTCGCATGGcgaagcaccggactggcaggCATGTCGCTCCTGCCAGCAGTAAGTTTAAACTACAG GAAGCTCTTTTTTCAGAGGTTTCCTGTCGGTACTTCGCGAAGGTCAACGGGGAAACCAGCTACgggctgtggggagaccccgGTTCCAACCGCGGAAGCGG gcaaaacctggaggacgaagCACAAGCTGTTCGACCAACCAAGGCCAacaacgagcaaagcttcatcgtttTTTGTGACAACGCACCCCACGtcttcatcggca GTTGCCTCCTCCCTGGTGTAGCCGGTGGTGACACTGAGTCCATTCAGCCCAGAAACCTCTTGCAGTTCAGCAAGTTGATTAAGTGCGCCATACCAGGGAGCCACCCACTTTTAACGTTCAACGGCTATGGATGTTACTGCGGGCTTGGTGGACAGGGGACACCGGTGGATGAGCTGGACAG GTGCTGTCAGACACACGACAATTGTTATGGCGCGGCTTCGAAAATGGGCTGCAAATTTCTCAAGAACCCCAAAGCTGTGGGCTACAAGTACACCTGTTCAAAAAAGACCGTCACTTGCGACA gtaaaaataataaatgtgcGAAGTTTGTCTGTGAATGTGATCGCAAAGCGGCCGTTTGCTTCGCCAAAGCACAACCCACGTACAATAAAAAATACAAGGGTATGAAGAAATCCAGTTGTAAATAG